A region of Coccinella septempunctata chromosome 5, icCocSept1.1, whole genome shotgun sequence DNA encodes the following proteins:
- the LOC123314243 gene encoding post-GPI attachment to proteins factor 3 translates to MFGIFSTLILIVSLNLGCTNASAGDHLESYRTCIYSCVDHECDTDGYSYLNDNGDITLSSLIQWPCFDECKYNCMWDTVDRLESTNVSIPQFHGKWPFIRIFGIQEPASTLFSLLNLILHFKWIRKFRKRVSHDAPLYWLWHIFAGVCINAWFWSVIFHARDTHFTEFMDYAGAFSIILVNCYVLLIRICWRLGKLYCFLISLFFFLFYVNHALYLYASRRIDYNYNMSLNFSIAIFSVVVWLLWCYWNRNSKPYVEKCATFVILTAAVALLEIIDRPPLYYIFDSHSIWHLSTAFLVGIFYRFGVSDCKHLKRQELKTKSLNFKKPL, encoded by the exons ATGTTCGGTATTTTTTCAACTCTAATTTTGATAGTTTCACTTAATTTGGGATGTACAAATGCCTCAGCAGGAGATCACTTGGAAAGTTACCGTACTTGCATTTATTCCTGTGTTGATCATGAGTGCGACACAG ATGGTTATTCTTACCTGAATGACAATGGGGATATAACTCTCAGCTCTCTTATACAATGGCCATGTTTTGACGAATGTAAATATAATTGCATGTGGGACACTGTCGATAGGCTTGAATCAACGAATGTGTCCATACCACAATTTCACGGGAAA TGGCCTTTCATAAGAATCTTTGGAATACAAGAACCAGCATCTACTCTATTCTCccttttgaatttgatattgCATTTCAAATGGATACGAAAGTTTCGTAAGAGAGTATCCCATGATGCTCCTTTATATTGGCTGTGGCATATTTTTGCTGGC GTTTGCATAAATGCTTGGTTTTGGTCGGTTATATTTCATGCGAGAGATACTCACTTTACAGAATTTATGGATTACGCAGGTGCTTTTTCGATAATATTGGTCAATTGTTATGTTTTACTGATTAG GATATGTTGGAGACTTGGGAAACTGTATTGCTTTTTAATATCTCTGTTTTTCTTTTTATTCTATGTGAACCATGCCTTATATCTCTATGCATCACGAAGAATTgactataattataatatgtctttgaatttttccattg CTATATTTAGCGTAGTTGTATGGCTGTTATGGTGTTACTGGAATAGAAATAGCAAACCTTACGTGGAAAAATGTGCCACCTTTGTCATTTTAACTGCCGCAGTAgcattattagaaataattgATAGACCTCCACTATATTATATCTTCGATTCACATTCCATATGGCATTTATCGACTGCATTCCTTGTTGGCATTTTTTACAG ATTCGGCGTCAGCGATTGTAAGCACCTGAAACGTCAAGAATTGAAAACGAAGTCGTTGAATTTTAAGAAGCCCCTATAG
- the LOC123314238 gene encoding uncharacterized protein LOC123314238 → MEDEVQLQSLAKRLVNIYNACKWSKTKLHIRKKRRTFRNSDDQEYLQDYTEIESESSARTVFVYDRSNRRRADATPNAENAGLRYYLEESDQYIDDAHEPFLNEQSVNVCTCKRCCCEAGNSGAAYEFADRRRPPDTRKKNSKLIVNLTPRNQQEVTTKTGGCCCCTQNYGTSPPVKKKSSIKPPKQPFRDCPCQCGISEPENVEPINQPPSPPPNEPFNPYYPPPPPPFPFKPSNLSKGGNCPVTCPGYAQRRRNENSCCCQCVPPKPVNNTCCQCSPSPVAVSGCCQCPSSNPCQSDCCQCPQIPENISDCCQCSPAAANIGCQCCPFSPCRDFEEFFPDDGNNTAVLRTDKIIIPTCYFNEGEPPTPSGNLSYETSEEVKNVMLGENSNEEQRKLSDKNINTSCVFVQSCTSSMKKEAAAPPPVPSTVPPSNNRPCFCPRNETVDQTINTSCAVVQSCTSSMKKAMMPPNLSTDKGCQGICCSCQAKIQAVQRPPPIQQGPAPPPRPMVQMPVVPVPPPVHVYPVDERPKYPPQPITPAYAYPPQPPLYPNNYMVPPPRVLDHTSVLRTQSDPCCQFGSKGGGDERKIAGINADTEAEIYATLQKLENTLRNEADMHSRNLRCLVDQVCRQAGDIKEMKVLVTGVVESSKTPTCKQVGKKIIKLEKRKEREAKKNRELEVQEREWRKKEEKVEVVEVVSSHRCCKCGEKTKTKRPMGCCGNCCAKRCCGCCGKCCGGCCPKCCDKCCYPCEKKCPCCCAIARCCDACWSCSCCPRRRRKKCKCSK, encoded by the exons ATGGAAGATGAAGTCCAACTACAGAGTTTGGCAAAAAGACTAGTAAACATTTATAACGCATGCAAATGGTCAAAGACTAAACTTCACATACGCAAGAAAAGACGCACATTCAGAAATTCGGATGACCAGGAATATCTACAGGACTACACGGAAATCGAATCGGAAAGCTCGGCCAGGACCGTATTCGTGTACGACAGAAGCAATCGGCGGAGAGCTGACGCGACGCCAAATGCAGAAAACGCCGGTCTGAGGTACTACCTGGAGGAATCCGACCAATATATCGACGACGCTCACGAACCGTTCCTCAACGAGCAATCCGTCAACGTTTGCACCTGCAAGAGATGCTGCTGCGAGGCTGGCAATTCCGGCGCGGCTTACGAATTCGCCGATAGACGAAGGCCTCCCGACACCAGAAAGAAGAACTCCAAATTGATCGTGAACCTCACTCCCAGGAATCAACAGGAAGTTACGACCAAAACTGGCGGTTGTTGTTGTTGTACTCAGAATTACGGGACGAGTCCACCGGTGAAGAAAAAATCGAGCATAAAGCCGCCCAAACAGCCGTTCAGAGATTGTCCATGCCAGTGCGGTATATCTGAACCGGAAAACGTCGAGCCTATTAACCAGCCTCCGTCGCCACCTCCTAACGAGCCTTTCAACCCCTACTACCCTCCACCACCTCCCCCTTTTCCCTTTAAACCTTCGAACTTATCCAAAGGCGGTAACTGTCCGGTAACTTGTCCAGGGTATGCGCAGCGAAGAAGAAACGAAAACTCTTGTTGCTGCCAGTGCGTTCCTCCGAAACCTGTTAACAATACGTGCTGTCAATGTTCCCCATCACCTGTCGCTGTATCAGGTTGCTGTCAATGTCCGTCCTCCAATCCCTGCCAGTCGGACTGTTGCCAATGTCCCCAAATTCCGGAGAACATATCGGATTGTTGTCAGTGCTCGCCCGCCGCCGCTAATATCGGTTGTCAGTGTTGTCCCTTTTCGCCTTGCCGCGATTTCGAAGAGTTCTTCCCAGACGATGGCAACAACACGGCAGTTTTACGCACGGATAAAATCATAATTCCCACTTGTTACTTCAACGAAGGCGAACCACCGACGCCATCCGGGAATCTTTCCTACGAAACCAGCGAAGAGGTTAAGAACGTGATGCTGGGCGAAAATTCGAACGAAGAACAACGTAAGTTGAGCGACAAGAACATCAACACGAGCTGCGTTTTCGTTCAGAGCTGTACGTCTTCGATGAAGAAAGAAGCCGCCGCACCGCCTCCAGTACCTTCGACCGTCCCTCCGTCGAACAACCGACCTTGCTTCTGTCCCAGGAACGAAACCGTCGATCAAACGATCAACACCAGTTGCGCGGTGGTGCAAAGCTGTACGTCTTCGATGAAAAAGGCGATGATGCCTCCGAACCTATCGACGGATAAAGGATGTCAGGGTATCTGCTGTAGCTGTCAAGCTAAGATTCAAGCCGTTCAACGTCCACCTCCGATCCAACAAGGTCCAGCACCACCACCTCGTCCTATGGTTCAGATGCCGGTGGTACCCGTACCGCCGCCCGTCCACGTTTATCCGGTGGACGAAAGACCGAAATATCCACCGCAACCGATAACGCCGGCGTATGCCTATCCGCCCCAGCCTCCTTTGTATCCCAACAATTATATGGTGCCGCCTCCGCGTGTCTTAGATCACACGTCCGTTTTGAGGACTCAGAGCGATCCTTGCTGCCAGTTCGGCTCGAAAGGAGGCGGCGATGAGAGGAAAATCGCTGGCATCAACGCCGATACAGAG gcgGAAATTTATGCCACGTTGCAAAAGCTCGAGAACACGCTCAGAAACGAGGCAGACATGCATAGTAGGAATTTACGTTGTCTAGTGGATCAGGTGTGCAGGCAAGCTGGTGATATCAAGGAGATGAAAGTTCTTGTGACCGGGGTCGTGGAGAGTAGTAAAACGCCCACCTGTAAGCAGGTTGGGAAAAAAATAAT AAAATTGGAGAAACGCAAAGAGAGAGAAGCCAAAAAGAACAGGGAATTAGAGGTGCAAGAACGTGAATGGAGGAAAAAAGAGGAAAAGGTTGAAGTCGTGGAGGTAGTTTCATCGCACCGGTGCTGTAAATGCGGAGAAAAGACGAAGACCAAAAGACCGATGG GTTGCTGCGGTAATTGTTGCGCGAAACGTTGCTGTGGATGCTGCGGAAAATGTTGTGGCGGTTGTTGTCCCAAATGCTGTGATAAATGTTGTTACCCTTGTGAGAAAAAGTGTCCTTGTTGCTGTGCTATTGCCCGTTGCTGTGATGCATGTTGGTCTTGCAGTTGTTGTCCACGTCGTCGAAGAAAGAAATGCAAATGCAGCAAGTGA
- the LOC123314239 gene encoding D-glucuronyl C5-epimerase B isoform X2, which yields MNNTQPPCGSVAASKIFHISKEPPLFFIMMRFNIRVALFLVTLLGFFTIFSMWSLCGDRHFKEWNSLDKQKEFIGTEEIDCFINNDYVIGCRKEGDEVFLPFSFLKKYYEVYGKVINVDGVERFEWSHNSYNKIYYPKGRYDPRGVFMYFENYNVEMRERVKYVSAIEGVPISTQWGSHGYFYATQIAQFGLSHYSKNLTDPEPRRKTVEDSYRNSAKWTVPPESFLERTFDSNVTSNILRFRTGDHISDMIYLKMDHVLDFVLSVNLMLGGNSTLTVVMQNREKGDVYNLHYMGTDVPITAQDNNIYHGIGSFQEWRKIVRDLIVDLDKGLSLMREKTKHKRIPRSKLKVTAILLFGFGSIANLTLSTSEHMTNFYSAAEWFVKYQDANGGWPIPVRRHLASGFSDLEPGWYSAMGQGHALSVLSRAYYHSGDAKYLVAAMAALLQMKGEKLQKNFQVKSKFLYDNFESYI from the exons ATGAATAATACGCAACCCCCATGTGGCTCTGTGGCGGCCTCCAAAATATTCCACATTTCAAAA GAACCTCCGTTGTTCTTCATCATGATGAGGTTCAACATAAGAGTAGCTCTGTTTTTGGTTACCCTATTGGGTTTTTTCACTATATTTTCAATGTGGTCTCTATGTGGAGACAGACATTTTAAGGAATGGAATAGTTTGGATAAACAGAAGGAGTTTATAGGCACTGAAGAAATAGACTGTTTCATTAACAACGATTATGTTATTGGCTGCAGGAAGGAGGGCGATGAGGTTTTCCTTCCGTTTTCGTTTTTGAAGAAGTATTATGAAGTTTATGGGAAAGTAATCAATGTTGATGGTGTAGAAAGATTTGAGTGGTCCCATAACAGTTACAATAAGATATATTATCCTAAAGGGAGGTATGACCCCAGAGGTGTTTTCatgtattttgaaaactataatGTTGAAATGAGGGAAAGAGTGAAATATGTTAGTGCGATAGAAGGAGTGCCTATTTCAACTCAATGGGGTAGTCATGGTTATTTCTACGCTACCCAAATAGCACAGTTTGGATTATCTCATTACAGTAAAAATCTTACTGATCCAGAGCCTAGAAGAAAAACTGTTGAGGATTCTTATAGGAATTCAGCCAAATGGACTGTGCCACCTGAGTCATTTCTCGAAAGAACATTTGATAGCAATGTCACTAGTAATATTTTGAGGTTTCGTACTGGAGACCACATTTCAGATATGATATATTTGAAAATGGATCATGTATTAGATTTTGTACTAAGCGTTAATTTGATGCTTGGAGGGAATAGTACTTTAACTGTTGTGAtgcaaaatagggagaaaggaGATGTTTATAATCTGCACTATATGGGAACTGATGTCCCAATAACAGCACAG gaTAACAATATTTACCATGGCATAGGTAGTTTTCAAGAATGGCGCAAAATAGTTAGAGATTTAATTGTTGATCTAGACAAGGGACTGAGTTTGATGAGGGAGAAAACGAAACATAAACGGATACCTAGATCTAAGTTGAAAGTAACCGCTATTTTACTTTTTGGTTTTGGGTCTATTGCCAACTTAACCCTCTCCACATCGGAACATATGACGAATTTTTACAGTGCCGCTGAGTGGTTTGTTAAATATCAAGATGCCAATGGGGGTTGGCCGATTCCTGTGAGAAGACATCTGGCCAGTggtttttcagatttggaacCAG GCTGGTATTCCGCTATGGGACAAGGGCATGCTCTCTCTGTCTTGTCCAGAGCATACTATCACTCCGGCGATGCTAAGTATTTGGTGGCAGCAATGGCAG CCCTCCTTCAGATGAAAGGCGAAAAACTACAGAAGAATTTTCAAGTGAAATCGAAATTTCTCTATGACAATTTCGAATCCTACATCTGA
- the LOC123314239 gene encoding D-glucuronyl C5-epimerase B isoform X1 has translation MNNTQPPCGSVAASKIFHISKEPPLFFIMMRFNIRVALFLVTLLGFFTIFSMWSLCGDRHFKEWNSLDKQKEFIGTEEIDCFINNDYVIGCRKEGDEVFLPFSFLKKYYEVYGKVINVDGVERFEWSHNSYNKIYYPKGRYDPRGVFMYFENYNVEMRERVKYVSAIEGVPISTQWGSHGYFYATQIAQFGLSHYSKNLTDPEPRRKTVEDSYRNSAKWTVPPESFLERTFDSNVTSNILRFRTGDHISDMIYLKMDHVLDFVLSVNLMLGGNSTLTVVMQNREKGDVYNLHYMGTDVPITAQDNNIYHGIGSFQEWRKIVRDLIVDLDKGLSLMREKTKHKRIPRSKLKVTAILLFGFGSIANLTLSTSEHMTNFYSAAEWFVKYQDANGGWPIPVRRHLASGFSDLEPGWYSAMGQGHALSVLSRAYYHSGDAKYLVAAMAGLKPYSLPSSKGGVLTSFLNKYSWYEEYPTNPPSFVLNGFIYSLLGLYDLIKIAPRGQADLAKELFEDGVVSLKSMITLFDMGSVTSYDLRHFTLGIAPNLARWDYHATHINQLLLLGKLLNESVFTVTAERWIGYMNGKRAPHN, from the exons ATGAATAATACGCAACCCCCATGTGGCTCTGTGGCGGCCTCCAAAATATTCCACATTTCAAAA GAACCTCCGTTGTTCTTCATCATGATGAGGTTCAACATAAGAGTAGCTCTGTTTTTGGTTACCCTATTGGGTTTTTTCACTATATTTTCAATGTGGTCTCTATGTGGAGACAGACATTTTAAGGAATGGAATAGTTTGGATAAACAGAAGGAGTTTATAGGCACTGAAGAAATAGACTGTTTCATTAACAACGATTATGTTATTGGCTGCAGGAAGGAGGGCGATGAGGTTTTCCTTCCGTTTTCGTTTTTGAAGAAGTATTATGAAGTTTATGGGAAAGTAATCAATGTTGATGGTGTAGAAAGATTTGAGTGGTCCCATAACAGTTACAATAAGATATATTATCCTAAAGGGAGGTATGACCCCAGAGGTGTTTTCatgtattttgaaaactataatGTTGAAATGAGGGAAAGAGTGAAATATGTTAGTGCGATAGAAGGAGTGCCTATTTCAACTCAATGGGGTAGTCATGGTTATTTCTACGCTACCCAAATAGCACAGTTTGGATTATCTCATTACAGTAAAAATCTTACTGATCCAGAGCCTAGAAGAAAAACTGTTGAGGATTCTTATAGGAATTCAGCCAAATGGACTGTGCCACCTGAGTCATTTCTCGAAAGAACATTTGATAGCAATGTCACTAGTAATATTTTGAGGTTTCGTACTGGAGACCACATTTCAGATATGATATATTTGAAAATGGATCATGTATTAGATTTTGTACTAAGCGTTAATTTGATGCTTGGAGGGAATAGTACTTTAACTGTTGTGAtgcaaaatagggagaaaggaGATGTTTATAATCTGCACTATATGGGAACTGATGTCCCAATAACAGCACAG gaTAACAATATTTACCATGGCATAGGTAGTTTTCAAGAATGGCGCAAAATAGTTAGAGATTTAATTGTTGATCTAGACAAGGGACTGAGTTTGATGAGGGAGAAAACGAAACATAAACGGATACCTAGATCTAAGTTGAAAGTAACCGCTATTTTACTTTTTGGTTTTGGGTCTATTGCCAACTTAACCCTCTCCACATCGGAACATATGACGAATTTTTACAGTGCCGCTGAGTGGTTTGTTAAATATCAAGATGCCAATGGGGGTTGGCCGATTCCTGTGAGAAGACATCTGGCCAGTggtttttcagatttggaacCAG GCTGGTATTCCGCTATGGGACAAGGGCATGCTCTCTCTGTCTTGTCCAGAGCATACTATCACTCCGGCGATGCTAAGTATTTGGTGGCAGCAATGGCAGGTTTGAAACCCTATTCACTTCCTAGTTCAAAAGGCGGCGTTCTTACTTCATTTTTAAATAAGTACTCCTGGTATGAGGAATATCCGACGAATCCTCCATCTTTCGTTTTGAACGGATTCATTTACTCGCTCTTAGGGCTGTACGATCTTATTAAAATTGCACCTCGAGGCCAAGCGGACTTAGCTAAAGAACTTTTCGAAGACGGGGTAGTTTCCTTGAAAAGTATGATCACGTTATTCGACATGGGTAGCGTTACCTCATACGATTTGAGACATTTTACATTAGGTATAGCGCCGAATCTTGCACGATGGGACTACCATGCTACCCACATCAATCAGTTGTTGTTATTAGGGAAGTTATTGAACGAATCGGTTTTCACAGTGACTGCCGAAAGGTGGATTGGCTATATGAACGGTAAAAGGGCACCGCATAATTGA